A region of uncultured Desulfobacter sp. DNA encodes the following proteins:
- the pyrF gene encoding orotidine-5'-phosphate decarboxylase codes for MQKTAKDYIIFPLDFPSMGEAQSHIRQLDGRVGMFKIGLELFIRQGPAVVEMVRNMSSAGIFLDLKLHDISATVGRAMARVADLGVDLVTVHGASCPKMLGAAVANAGKTKVLAVTLLTDNDADTVRAQGFKDEYVHAPEKLVLLRARMALDAGCAGVVCSGQEAAMLKTQLGQGCLTVTPGIRPQWSLPPGDDQKRVVTPAKAIQAGSDYIVIGRPIRDADDPARAAEKVALEIEAGLSGPGK; via the coding sequence ATGCAGAAAACAGCAAAAGACTATATCATTTTTCCTCTGGATTTCCCCTCCATGGGGGAAGCCCAATCTCATATCCGACAGCTTGACGGCCGGGTGGGCATGTTTAAAATCGGCCTTGAACTGTTTATCCGCCAGGGACCGGCTGTGGTGGAGATGGTCAGAAATATGTCCAGTGCCGGTATTTTCCTGGATTTAAAACTGCATGATATTTCAGCCACGGTGGGCCGGGCCATGGCCCGGGTGGCGGATCTCGGGGTGGATCTGGTGACGGTCCACGGGGCGTCCTGTCCCAAAATGCTTGGGGCTGCCGTTGCAAATGCGGGCAAGACCAAAGTCCTTGCCGTGACCCTTCTTACGGACAATGATGCCGATACGGTCCGGGCCCAGGGATTTAAGGATGAATATGTCCATGCCCCGGAAAAGCTGGTGCTGCTGCGGGCCCGCATGGCCCTGGATGCCGGGTGTGCCGGGGTGGTATGTTCGGGACAGGAAGCCGCCATGCTGAAGACCCAGCTGGGTCAAGGATGCCTGACAGTGACGCCGGGAATTAGGCCCCAATGGAGCCTGCCCCCCGGGGATGACCAGAAACGGGTGGTTACGCCGGCCAAGGCGATCCAGGCAGGTTCTGACTATATTGTTATTGGGCGGCCCATCAGGGATGCTGACGATCCGGCCCGGGCCGCTGAGAAAGTGGCTTTAGAAATTGAAGCCGGCCTGTCCGGCCCTGGCAAATAG
- a CDS encoding aspartate kinase: MALRVQKYGGTSVADIERISKVADRVQKAHENGDQMVVVLSAMAGVTNKLISLAGQVSETPDKRELDVLLATGEQTTAALLAMMLLARGFKAKSFLGFQAGIHTDHMSGKARIRDIDSQNLRDALDEGNIVVVAGFQGADDHGDITTLGRGGSDTSAVAIAASLNADVCEIFTDVDGVYTTDPRICPDARKIRRISYEEMLEMAILGAKVLQIRSVEFAKKYNVPVHVRSSFNEEEGTMVVNESEDMESPVVSGITCDLNEARITFKSVPDQPGISAKVFGALAEAAISVDMIIQNTRTGGETDLTFTVTKDDFKRALEISEKIAKQINAGEIKTATEIAKISVIGLGMKSHSGVAAVMFKALAQENINIRLISTSEIRISCVILAKYAELAVRTLHAAFGLGQEDSQEDSRDQ; this comes from the coding sequence ATGGCGTTACGGGTGCAAAAATATGGCGGCACATCTGTGGCAGATATCGAAAGGATCTCCAAAGTGGCCGACCGGGTACAAAAGGCCCATGAAAATGGAGACCAGATGGTGGTGGTGCTTTCGGCCATGGCCGGTGTGACAAACAAGCTGATCAGTCTTGCCGGGCAGGTATCTGAAACACCGGATAAACGGGAACTGGACGTGCTGCTGGCCACCGGGGAGCAGACCACTGCGGCTTTATTGGCCATGATGCTTTTGGCAAGAGGATTTAAAGCCAAATCTTTCTTAGGTTTCCAGGCCGGCATCCATACCGACCATATGTCAGGCAAGGCCAGAATCCGGGATATCGACAGCCAGAACCTGCGCGATGCCCTGGATGAGGGAAATATTGTCGTGGTGGCCGGGTTTCAGGGTGCGGATGACCACGGAGACATCACCACGCTGGGACGGGGCGGGTCCGACACTTCGGCCGTTGCCATTGCCGCATCGCTCAACGCTGATGTCTGTGAGATCTTCACTGACGTGGACGGGGTGTACACAACCGATCCAAGAATCTGTCCCGACGCCAGGAAAATCCGCAGAATTTCCTATGAAGAAATGCTTGAAATGGCCATTCTGGGAGCCAAGGTGCTCCAGATCAGGTCTGTGGAATTTGCAAAAAAATACAATGTGCCCGTGCATGTCCGGTCATCATTCAATGAGGAGGAAGGAACCATGGTTGTCAACGAAAGCGAGGATATGGAAAGCCCGGTGGTGTCTGGCATCACCTGTGACTTGAATGAAGCGAGAATCACGTTCAAAAGCGTCCCTGACCAGCCCGGCATCTCAGCCAAGGTTTTCGGCGCCCTTGCCGAAGCCGCTATCTCCGTGGACATGATCATCCAGAACACCCGCACCGGCGGTGAAACAGACTTGACATTTACCGTGACCAAGGATGATTTTAAAAGGGCACTGGAAATTTCCGAAAAGATAGCCAAGCAGATCAATGCCGGAGAGATAAAAACCGCCACCGAGATTGCCAAAATATCTGTGATCGGTTTGGGGATGAAAAGCCATTCCGGCGTGGCGGCAGTGATGTTCAAAGCCCTGGCCCAAGAAAATATCAATATTCGATTGATTTCTACCTCTGAAATCCGTATCTCATGCGTCATTCTGGCCAAATATGCGGAACTGGCCGTCAGAACGCTGCATGCAGCCTTTGGGCTGGGCCAAGAAGATAGTCAAGAAGATAGTAGAGATCAATAA
- the tsaE gene encoding tRNA (adenosine(37)-N6)-threonylcarbamoyltransferase complex ATPase subunit type 1 TsaE translates to MKELLSQSPEQTQDAARQLGRYIREQNLSCAMALTGDLGCGKTCFVQGLARGLGVADGYYITSPTFTIMNEYPAGRMRLCHLDLYRLSDAGELDYIGIEDRMGPDSVTVVEWPDLLVETGFAFDLHIHFEFDADYNRKITFSPSGQAGINLLSNLSL, encoded by the coding sequence ATGAAAGAGCTTTTATCCCAAAGCCCGGAACAGACCCAGGATGCGGCCCGGCAGCTGGGCCGGTATATCCGGGAACAGAATTTAAGTTGCGCCATGGCCCTGACAGGAGATCTGGGCTGCGGCAAAACCTGTTTTGTCCAGGGCCTTGCCAGGGGGCTGGGCGTGGCGGACGGGTACTATATCACAAGCCCCACCTTTACCATCATGAATGAATATCCGGCAGGACGCATGCGCCTGTGTCATCTGGACCTGTACCGGCTTTCCGACGCCGGGGAGCTGGACTATATCGGCATTGAGGACCGGATGGGGCCGGATAGTGTCACCGTGGTGGAGTGGCCGGATCTTCTTGTTGAAACCGGATTTGCATTTGATCTTCACATCCATTTTGAGTTTGATGCCGACTATAATAGAAAAATAACCTTTTCCCCATCTGGACAAGCCGGAATAAATCTGCTAAGCAATCTATCCCTGTAA
- a CDS encoding NAD(P)H-hydrate dehydratase: MIIVTTQQMQQMDKNTIENFGIPGRVLMENAGRGALEILSEYFELEGARVAVVAGRGNNGGDGFVIGRYLMEMGVSVSFFLLSTRERVQGDARANMDLVLDLLAEHSLSQFIEIPDQESLEAAAGILADHDLFVDAIFGTGLNSDIRGVYRDVIELINDSGKAVFSVDIPSGINADTGAVCGVAIQADATATFAFAKAGHILYPGNFYTADLEVIDIGIPGHIAKAQSPNIFLPEPHDIAGLIPARDFNAHKGSFGHLLVLAGSPGKTGAAALCANAAVRTGAGLVTLGVPERLMPVMEPMVIEPMAAALAQTPSGGLDAAALDDIVSLLADKAALALGPGMGTDSGTRELIKSIIPIASVPMVLDADGLNCIADDPDILHTAKAPVILTPHPGEMARLTGKTTADVQNNRMETARNFAETYKVILVLKGAQTLVACPDGAVFICPTGNPGMACGGMGDVLTGMIAAFLTQGLAPESAALAGVYIHGLCGDLLAEEHAVGFSASDMVAGIPCALGTVLS, from the coding sequence ATGATTATTGTCACCACCCAACAGATGCAGCAAATGGATAAGAACACCATTGAAAACTTTGGTATTCCGGGCCGGGTGCTCATGGAGAATGCAGGCCGGGGTGCCCTGGAGATACTTTCCGAGTACTTTGAGCTTGAAGGGGCCAGGGTGGCTGTGGTGGCGGGCCGGGGCAACAACGGCGGCGACGGGTTTGTGATCGGACGATACCTGATGGAGATGGGGGTGAGCGTCAGTTTTTTTCTTTTATCCACCCGGGAGCGGGTCCAGGGCGATGCCCGGGCAAATATGGATCTGGTGCTGGATCTTCTGGCCGAACATTCACTGTCCCAGTTCATTGAAATTCCCGATCAGGAGTCCCTGGAAGCGGCCGCCGGAATCCTGGCAGACCACGATCTGTTTGTGGACGCCATTTTCGGCACAGGGCTTAATTCGGACATCCGGGGTGTTTACCGTGATGTTATCGAACTGATCAACGATTCGGGCAAAGCCGTTTTCAGCGTGGATATTCCGTCGGGAATCAATGCAGATACAGGTGCCGTGTGCGGGGTGGCCATCCAGGCAGATGCCACAGCTACCTTTGCCTTTGCCAAGGCCGGGCACATTCTGTACCCGGGCAATTTTTATACAGCAGATCTGGAGGTCATTGACATCGGCATTCCCGGCCACATTGCAAAAGCACAGTCTCCCAATATATTTCTGCCTGAACCCCATGATATTGCAGGGCTGATACCGGCAAGGGATTTCAATGCCCACAAGGGCAGTTTCGGTCATCTGCTGGTGCTGGCAGGTTCTCCGGGCAAAACCGGGGCCGCGGCGTTGTGCGCCAACGCTGCCGTGCGAACCGGTGCGGGGCTTGTGACCTTGGGGGTTCCTGAAAGGCTTATGCCCGTCATGGAGCCCATGGTCATCGAACCCATGGCGGCCGCCCTTGCCCAGACCCCTTCCGGTGGCCTGGATGCCGCTGCCCTGGATGATATCGTCTCCCTTCTGGCAGACAAAGCGGCTTTGGCCCTAGGCCCAGGCATGGGCACGGATTCCGGCACCCGGGAACTGATAAAAAGCATCATCCCCATTGCATCCGTACCCATGGTCCTTGACGCCGACGGCCTGAACTGCATTGCCGATGACCCTGATATTCTGCACACGGCCAAGGCCCCGGTGATCCTTACCCCCCACCCCGGTGAAATGGCCCGTCTTACCGGAAAAACCACGGCAGATGTTCAGAACAACCGCATGGAAACCGCCCGGAATTTTGCAGAGACATACAAGGTTATTCTGGTGCTCAAAGGGGCCCAGACCCTTGTGGCCTGTCCGGACGGGGCCGTATTTATCTGTCCCACGGGCAATCCCGGCATGGCCTGCGGCGGCATGGGTGATGTGCTCACCGGCATGATCGCGGCATTTTTAACCCAGGGCCTGGCCCCTGAATCCGCTGCCCTTGCCGGTGTCTATATTCACGGGCTGTGCGGGGATCTTCTGGCCGAAGAGCACGCTGTCGGGTTTTCGGCATCGGATATGGTGGCGGGTATTCCCTGCGCCTTGGGTACTGTTTTGTCATGA
- a CDS encoding DNA-3-methyladenine glycosylase I, which translates to MNDITRCGWVTGDPEYIRYHDTEWGVPVHDDRKIFEFLILEGAQAGLSWLTILKRRQGYVNAFCGFDPEKVARFSEDDIQKRLQDPGIIRNKLKVRSAVTNARAFLKIQESFGSFDAYAWQFVDGAPVINHYTRQDQVPATSRQSDAFSKDLCRRGFKFAGSTIIYAHMQATGMVNDHLVSCFRYQEVMALK; encoded by the coding sequence ATGAACGATATTACGCGTTGCGGCTGGGTAACCGGTGACCCTGAATATATCCGCTACCATGATACGGAATGGGGTGTGCCGGTTCATGATGACCGTAAAATTTTTGAATTTCTCATCCTGGAAGGGGCCCAGGCCGGGTTGTCCTGGCTGACGATCCTTAAACGCCGCCAGGGATACGTTAATGCATTCTGCGGGTTTGACCCTGAAAAGGTCGCCCGGTTCAGCGAAGACGATATTCAAAAGCGGCTGCAGGATCCCGGTATCATCAGGAATAAACTCAAGGTCCGGTCTGCGGTTACCAACGCCCGGGCGTTTTTAAAAATCCAGGAGTCCTTCGGTTCCTTTGATGCCTATGCCTGGCAATTTGTGGACGGTGCGCCTGTCATCAACCACTATACCCGTCAGGACCAGGTCCCGGCCACATCCAGGCAGTCCGATGCCTTTTCCAAGGATTTATGCCGACGCGGATTCAAATTTGCAGGCTCCACCATCATCTATGCCCACATGCAGGCCACAGGCATGGTGAACGATCACCTGGTGTCCTGTTTCAGATATCAAGAGGTAATGGCTTTAAAATAA
- a CDS encoding sirohydrochlorin cobaltochelatase → MVKINSSAGENRWQSLLATPPAIHKKGYYMHQHGYIGRKMRLPKLQDKPAIIVAAFGSSSRGQAAMDAVEAQLTETFADYQIYWAYTSEIIRRKRGLPSLLETLAKVESDGYRKAVVQPLHVFPGTEYQQVKETSLYFPGLRVVMGETLCHRWDFIEDVLAEVSGDFLTGAGEINLLALHGTPLAADPVNMVYMGIGHLVSGMYDNVYAATVEGIPHIESIASQIRKDHARTPFSRIRLIPVMLLAGIHVEDDLMGEKGSWRTRFEAMGMEVDCPTITCGTQEYFKGLAFRKECIQFFCQRLQRALDIMKHY, encoded by the coding sequence ATGGTAAAAATTAATTCAAGTGCGGGTGAGAACCGTTGGCAGTCTTTGTTGGCAACCCCGCCGGCAATCCATAAAAAAGGGTATTATATGCATCAGCATGGTTACATTGGCCGCAAAATGCGGCTGCCGAAACTTCAGGATAAACCGGCAATCATTGTTGCGGCGTTTGGATCGTCGTCCAGGGGACAGGCCGCCATGGACGCCGTTGAAGCCCAGCTGACCGAGACCTTTGCAGATTATCAGATCTACTGGGCATATACATCAGAAATTATCCGCAGGAAAAGAGGACTGCCCAGTCTTCTGGAGACCCTGGCCAAAGTAGAGTCTGACGGTTATCGAAAAGCTGTTGTCCAGCCATTGCATGTTTTTCCCGGCACCGAGTACCAGCAGGTCAAGGAGACTTCTTTATATTTTCCGGGATTGCGGGTGGTTATGGGCGAGACCCTGTGCCATCGGTGGGATTTTATTGAAGATGTCCTGGCAGAGGTGTCAGGGGACTTTCTCACCGGGGCAGGGGAAATCAACCTGCTTGCCCTGCACGGCACCCCGCTGGCGGCAGATCCTGTGAACATGGTTTATATGGGCATCGGCCATCTTGTCTCGGGTATGTATGATAATGTGTATGCGGCCACGGTTGAAGGGATACCCCATATTGAAAGCATTGCCAGTCAGATCAGAAAAGACCATGCCCGCACACCGTTTTCCAGAATTCGACTGATCCCCGTGATGTTGCTGGCCGGCATTCATGTGGAAGATGACCTCATGGGTGAAAAGGGCAGCTGGCGCACCAGGTTTGAAGCAATGGGGATGGAGGTGGACTGTCCCACCATCACCTGCGGAACCCAGGAATATTTCAAGGGGCTGGCATTCAGGAAAGAGTGCATTCAGTTTTTCTGCCAAAGACTTCAGCGGGCCCTTGATATTATGAAACATTATTAG
- a CDS encoding DUF3450 domain-containing protein, with amino-acid sequence MGSEKNNESRDYDRKWMKCAVIVSLLILPAWTGSGALAQVSVPKDIEAPVGNAVDTRQATQETREKWDAQRQALAEEYDRLKEENEQLAFANANLTQKRGDLEKSIQDLTREKEEAQRIRTELAPFLKELLNRLKSLVTSDIPFLSRERNDRLARLEVILDDPDITIAEKYRKMMEALFVEAEYGNTVEVYREKIVVDGAEVLADIFRMGRVALFFLALDRENAGIFDVAANQWHTLDKTRVPAIEAVVEMAAKHRPMEVVALPLGAIAPEGEDQK; translated from the coding sequence ATGGGAAGTGAAAAAAACAATGAATCCCGGGATTATGACAGAAAATGGATGAAGTGCGCCGTCATTGTATCTCTGCTCATACTCCCGGCATGGACCGGATCTGGCGCCCTTGCCCAGGTATCGGTTCCAAAGGATATTGAAGCCCCGGTCGGCAATGCCGTGGATACCCGCCAGGCCACCCAGGAAACCAGGGAAAAATGGGATGCCCAGCGCCAGGCGCTTGCAGAGGAGTATGACCGCCTTAAAGAAGAAAATGAGCAACTTGCCTTTGCCAACGCCAATCTGACCCAAAAGCGTGGGGATCTGGAAAAATCAATTCAGGACCTGACCCGGGAAAAAGAAGAGGCCCAGCGGATCAGGACGGAACTGGCCCCATTCTTAAAAGAACTGCTTAACCGCCTGAAATCCCTTGTCACATCGGACATCCCGTTTTTATCCCGGGAGCGCAACGACCGTCTGGCCCGCCTGGAGGTGATCCTGGATGATCCTGATATCACCATCGCCGAAAAATACAGAAAAATGATGGAAGCCCTGTTTGTGGAAGCCGAATACGGCAACACGGTGGAGGTGTACCGGGAAAAAATTGTTGTGGACGGCGCAGAAGTCCTTGCGGACATTTTCCGCATGGGCCGGGTGGCGCTGTTCTTCCTGGCCCTGGACCGGGAAAACGCAGGAATTTTTGACGTAGCGGCAAATCAATGGCACACCCTGGACAAAACCCGTGTGCCGGCCATTGAGGCTGTGGTGGAGATGGCGGCCAAACACAGGCCCATGGAGGTGGTGGCCCTGCCCCTGGGCGCCATTGCGCCGGAAGGAGAAGATCAGAAATGA
- a CDS encoding MotA/TolQ/ExbB proton channel family protein, whose protein sequence is MIPAKHISIHLRKVKLLISLVVAAAAVGLAAPAPKALAADMRKSYADLEQKREAMAAEAAKELAAARAEAREEAQSIKNDKEALVSAIAALKARNGVLQAANETLKEKTDAMAKEQAELQSTLEESRMVNKELAGFVRTGAKDLNSLLVQSPQSAFDKNRNSFLGPVINQERFWSMDDIRGMSDILFDEILASGEVCLRRGMVVDRQGKDRTARILSIGNFTSLYVLNDDAGRKSETGFLLYSDQSSRFFALSRLPSTKLADQIDDYIAGQSDCVPVDISKGGALRRFTHELNLMDQIPKGGPLVWPILALLAVAVFILLERGVFFFRHQIRIEPFMAKLSPLLESGNFQACRDLLQGNKNGFIPRVLLKALPAREQSRIDMENILQEAILAEIPAIERFLSTLGMLAAIAPLMGLLGTVTGMINTFHVITYYGAGDPRMMSGGISEALVTTMLGLTVAIPIMLFHTLLARQVETQISTMEEKAVAFVNMVFKARNGCRSAAMDDQKSRD, encoded by the coding sequence ATGATACCGGCGAAACACATCTCCATTCATTTAAGGAAAGTAAAATTACTGATCAGCCTGGTCGTGGCCGCGGCAGCCGTCGGCCTGGCGGCCCCTGCCCCCAAAGCCCTGGCAGCTGATATGCGCAAGTCCTATGCGGATCTTGAACAAAAACGGGAAGCCATGGCTGCTGAAGCGGCAAAAGAACTGGCAGCCGCCAGGGCCGAGGCCCGGGAAGAGGCCCAGTCCATAAAAAATGATAAAGAGGCCCTTGTCTCGGCCATTGCAGCCCTGAAAGCCCGGAACGGCGTTCTTCAGGCCGCCAATGAAACCCTCAAGGAAAAAACGGATGCCATGGCCAAGGAACAGGCCGAACTGCAGAGCACCCTTGAAGAGTCCAGAATGGTAAACAAGGAACTGGCAGGCTTTGTGAGAACAGGGGCCAAGGATCTCAACAGCCTTCTGGTTCAAAGCCCCCAAAGCGCCTTTGACAAAAACCGGAACAGTTTTCTTGGACCCGTCATCAACCAGGAGCGGTTCTGGTCCATGGACGACATCCGCGGGATGTCCGATATCCTGTTTGACGAAATCCTGGCGTCGGGGGAGGTCTGCCTGCGCCGGGGCATGGTGGTGGACCGCCAGGGAAAGGACAGAACCGCCCGGATTTTGAGCATCGGCAATTTCACCTCCCTTTACGTACTCAATGATGATGCAGGCCGCAAATCGGAAACCGGTTTTCTGCTCTATTCGGATCAAAGCAGCCGGTTCTTTGCCCTGTCCAGACTGCCCTCAACGAAACTTGCGGACCAGATTGATGACTATATTGCAGGTCAAAGCGACTGTGTGCCTGTGGATATCTCCAAAGGCGGGGCTCTCAGGCGGTTTACCCACGAGTTGAACCTGATGGATCAGATACCCAAAGGCGGCCCCCTTGTCTGGCCCATCCTCGCTCTATTGGCAGTAGCCGTTTTTATCCTGCTGGAGCGTGGGGTTTTCTTTTTCCGGCATCAAATCCGCATTGAGCCGTTTATGGCGAAACTTTCGCCTTTACTTGAATCCGGAAACTTCCAGGCCTGCCGGGATCTGCTGCAAGGCAACAAAAACGGATTCATACCCCGGGTTCTGCTTAAAGCCCTGCCTGCCCGGGAGCAGAGCCGCATTGATATGGAGAATATACTCCAGGAAGCGATCCTGGCGGAAATCCCTGCCATTGAACGATTTCTCTCCACCCTGGGCATGCTGGCCGCCATTGCACCGCTCATGGGACTTCTGGGAACGGTGACCGGCATGATCAACACCTTCCATGTGATCACCTATTACGGGGCCGGAGACCCCAGAATGATGTCCGGCGGCATCTCCGAGGCCCTTGTCACCACCATGCTCGGATTGACCGTGGCCATTCCCATCATGCTGTTCCACACCCTTCTGGCCCGGCAGGTGGAGACCCAGATCAGCACCATGGAGGAAAAAGCCGTGGCCTTTGTCAACATGGTGTTCAAGGCAAGGAACGGCTGCCGGTCCGCCGCCATGGACGATCAAAAAAGCCGGGATTAA
- a CDS encoding MotA/TolQ/ExbB proton channel family protein: MDELFYQMTAYIRSGGVVMGPILCVSLVMWVLIFNRLFFLHRLYVKNMPRAMAGELVRGNLWPETKYKGANAFLVRAFLSRRSPVSDPELDERILDETVMALTASLDRYLALIGVLSAVAPLMGLLGTVVGMMETFDVITVFGTGNVRAMASGISVALVTTQTGLMISIPGLYMSGWLNRRASNLKHRIASTAMYLKPFIRNRSVSC, from the coding sequence ATGGACGAGCTTTTCTACCAGATGACCGCTTATATCCGTTCCGGCGGAGTGGTGATGGGGCCCATTTTGTGCGTCTCCCTTGTGATGTGGGTACTGATCTTCAACCGCCTGTTTTTTCTCCACCGCCTCTATGTGAAAAACATGCCCAGGGCCATGGCCGGGGAACTGGTCAGAGGAAATCTGTGGCCCGAAACAAAATATAAGGGGGCCAATGCTTTCCTGGTCCGGGCGTTTCTATCCCGGCGCAGCCCGGTATCCGACCCGGAACTTGACGAGCGGATTCTTGATGAAACGGTTATGGCCTTGACCGCCTCTTTGGACCGTTACCTGGCCCTGATCGGCGTGCTCTCTGCAGTGGCGCCCCTTATGGGTCTTCTGGGCACGGTGGTGGGGATGATGGAGACCTTTGATGTGATCACGGTCTTCGGCACGGGCAATGTCCGGGCCATGGCCTCGGGGATCTCCGTGGCCCTTGTGACCACCCAGACGGGCCTTATGATCTCCATTCCCGGACTTTACATGAGCGGGTGGCTGAACAGGCGGGCCTCCAATCTGAAACACCGCATCGCCTCCACAGCCATGTATCTTAAACCCTTTATCCGCAACAGGAGTGTGTCATGCTGA
- a CDS encoding biopolymer transporter ExbD: MLNISASRRAAKKSLELNIAPLIDMVFILLIFFLVTTSFVKETGVDISRPTASTAVAKTKSTILIGITQDNTIHLDRREIDIRAVRSGVERAMAENPEACVVIVADKESKTGIVISVMDACKLAGAENVAIAASQPQGE, encoded by the coding sequence ATGCTGAATATATCCGCGTCCAGGCGGGCCGCAAAAAAGAGCCTTGAACTCAATATCGCGCCTTTGATCGATATGGTGTTCATCCTTCTGATCTTTTTTCTGGTCACCACCTCCTTTGTCAAGGAGACCGGCGTGGACATCTCCCGGCCCACGGCCAGTACGGCTGTAGCCAAAACCAAATCCACCATTCTCATCGGCATCACCCAAGACAATACCATTCATCTTGACCGCAGGGAAATCGATATCCGGGCCGTGCGCTCGGGTGTTGAGCGGGCCATGGCGGAAAATCCCGAGGCCTGTGTGGTGATTGTGGCGGACAAGGAGAGCAAAACCGGTATAGTGATCTCGGTCATGGATGCCTGCAAACTGGCCGGGGCGGAAAACGTGGCCATTGCCGCAAGCCAGCCCCAGGGTGAATAA
- a CDS encoding TonB family protein yields MTGTAHTPYRISYREKPRTLYAGTILAWTGAIVLALGLNLFIFGILPTFIQRVPDAPENTEPIQAIQVVRIKRPETPPRKKEPPKPHEQPREMVSAAKIVQKQIQKPTIDRPNLSLELNPNLPQLPNSIALGPLSDFSMTAEMPQGLFSTSELDQPLQTLVRMPAAYPMRARRLGIEGWVKVDFIVTREGLVRDITVVDAEPKGVFDSSVTRSVSQYRFKPGTVDGSIVEVRVITTIRFKMEE; encoded by the coding sequence ATGACCGGTACTGCCCATACGCCATACAGGATATCATACAGGGAAAAGCCCCGAACATTGTATGCGGGTACGATCCTGGCCTGGACAGGAGCCATTGTCCTGGCCCTGGGGCTTAATCTGTTCATTTTCGGAATTCTGCCCACCTTTATCCAAAGGGTGCCGGATGCTCCGGAGAACACCGAACCCATCCAGGCCATCCAGGTTGTCCGGATCAAGCGTCCGGAGACGCCGCCACGCAAAAAAGAGCCGCCCAAACCCCATGAACAGCCCAGGGAAATGGTGTCAGCCGCCAAAATTGTGCAGAAACAAATTCAAAAACCCACCATTGACAGGCCGAATCTGTCTTTGGAGTTAAATCCCAACCTGCCCCAGCTGCCCAACAGTATTGCCCTGGGCCCGCTGTCAGATTTTTCCATGACAGCAGAAATGCCCCAGGGGCTGTTTTCCACGTCAGAGTTAGACCAGCCCCTGCAGACACTGGTCCGGATGCCGGCCGCCTATCCCATGCGGGCCAGAAGACTTGGCATAGAAGGCTGGGTCAAAGTGGACTTCATTGTCACAAGAGAAGGCCTTGTCAGGGATATTACGGTGGTTGATGCTGAACCCAAAGGGGTATTTGATTCCAGTGTAACCCGGTCCGTATCCCAGTACCGGTTCAAGCCGGGAACTGTTGACGGCAGCATTGTGGAGGTGCGTGTCATAACCACCATCCGGTTTAAAATGGAGGAGTGA